In Nostocoides sp. HKS02, the DNA window GGCCAGCGGTAGTCGAGCGATGGCGGACACGATGGTCTGCGGGTGGGTGAGGGGCACCATGTGGGCGGCCCCGGCGACGGTGACACATTCTCCGCCGGAGAGCTCCGCGAGCTGGCGACACCAGTCGGACGGGGCGATGCGGTCGTACTCGCCACGAAGGACGGTGACCGGGACCGTGAGCCGTGCGACGGCTTCGTGGGTGGCGAAGTGACGGATCGCGTCGATGCCCCGGAGCATGGCGAGCACGCCGGTATGCCGGTACTGGGGGACTAGGACGGGACCCTCCCAGGGGCGCTCGTGGCAGGCCGTTCTGAGCCACTGCCCGAGTATGCGCGGCCAGGTTCGCGCCCGCGGGTCGGTGACGGGTCCCACCAGCACCAGCCCAACAACCTCATCCGAGCTCGCAGCTGCCTCGACGACAACCGGGCAGCTGGCAGAGTGCCCGACCAGAACCAGCCGTCGCCCCGGCGGCAGTTGGGCGAGCAGCCGGCGGGTCTGGTGTTCGATCCCCAGGTTCGTTCCGCGCTGCGCGGGCTTGCCCAGCGAGGGTAGGCGAGTGACGACGCTCGGATGACCGAGCTGCCTTCGCACCTCGGTCCAGGCGCGGTCGTCGAGGCCGAGGCCCGGCACGAGAACGACCAAGGGTGGCACGGGTGCGGTCACCACGGCCTCAGTCGCGCCAGGCAGCTCGGCGGCCTCAGGCATCGCCGCGGACCTCTCGATGCGCAGCCCGGGCAGCATCCAGCTCGGCATCCGGTGCCTCTTCCAAGGTGACCATCGCGTTGTCGGCTTCGGGCAACGCTCGCAGCAGCTCATCCAGCTTGCGTTGAGTCGCCGTCTGCTCACGCGCCTGCGTGTGTTGGAGGACGAACACCATAGCCAGCGTCACCGCCGACACCATCGTCTGGAACACCAGCTCCAGCCTCGATGGGAACTCGTACACAGCCGAGAAGACCACCCATGCCCCCACGGCGCTCACGACAGCCAGACCCACTGCTGGACGCGATGCAGTCCGGTCCAGCCAATGCAGCACCCGGGACCCCGGATGTCTCGACCACTCGCTCAATCGCCACATGCCGGCATTCTCCCCCAGCCGCGGGCACGCGCCGCGCCGCCGAACCACGCCGTGTGCAGGTTGACACCCCATTTGCCCGGGTCAACGATGTGGCCATCCACGGCTTAGTGGCCCCATAGACCGGGCACCTACAGGCGGCCGGTCGCGTTCGGAACAGTCCGAGACAGGATGGCTCTCCAATGTCACGACGCACACTGGCCCTTGTCGGTTCACTCTCAGCAGGGATGCTCGTCGCGGCGGGATCCGTCGCCACGGCATCCCCGTCGCCGGGTCCGCCGGTCATCAGCGACTCCTCGCTCACGGCATCGTTCACCACCATTGGCGGGGGCGCGAAGCCGCTGCCGACCACCCGCACGGTCCAGCACTGGGCCGGCGCGACCACCGACCCGCACAACGGTGTCACCTACGGCTACAACATGGTCGGCGCAGACCCCAACACCTGCTCGGGGGCGGTCTGCGACGCCACCGTCCAGGTCGACATCACTCCGCTGGTCGTCGTCGTCGGAGGGCGGACGTTCGACGGGAATGCCGTCCTACCGGCCACGTTGGCCTCGCCCCAGTTCGCGGCGAACGACTACGGCACCACCCCCGCGGCCACGGCTGCGGGCAGCTTCCCGAACC includes these proteins:
- a CDS encoding alpha/beta hydrolase, giving the protein MPSWMLPGLRIERSAAMPEAAELPGATEAVVTAPVPPLVVLVPGLGLDDRAWTEVRRQLGHPSVVTRLPSLGKPAQRGTNLGIEHQTRRLLAQLPPGRRLVLVGHSASCPVVVEAAASSDEVVGLVLVGPVTDPRARTWPRILGQWLRTACHERPWEGPVLVPQYRHTGVLAMLRGIDAIRHFATHEAVARLTVPVTVLRGEYDRIAPSDWCRQLAELSGGECVTVAGAAHMVPLTHPQTIVSAIARLPLASPA
- a CDS encoding low affinity iron permease family protein, producing MGCQPAHGVVRRRGACPRLGENAGMWRLSEWSRHPGSRVLHWLDRTASRPAVGLAVVSAVGAWVVFSAVYEFPSRLELVFQTMVSAVTLAMVFVLQHTQAREQTATQRKLDELLRALPEADNAMVTLEEAPDAELDAARAAHREVRGDA